One genomic window of Candidatus Pseudobacter hemicellulosilyticus includes the following:
- a CDS encoding glycoside hydrolase family 3 C-terminal domain-containing protein encodes MYKRPSALLILITLLAFSLPLAAQTGLPIYQDPNKPIEQRIEDALSRMTLEEKVAMCHAQSKFSAPGVPRLGIPANWTTDGPHGIRAEVFWDKWDQAGWTNDSCTAFPALTCLAASWNTQMAGLYGRSIGAEARYRNKNILLGPGVNIYRTPLNGRNFEYMGEDPILSATMVVPYVRGVQSNGVAACVKHFALNNQEIDRHKVNVNVDDRTLYEIYLPAFKAAVQEGKAWAIMGAYNKYKGQWACQNEYLLNNILRKEWQFDGVVISDWGGVNDTKQAIYHGLDMEFGTWTNGMTEGASNAYDNYYLALPFLKLLRSGEVKVEEVDKKVRNILRLIFRTNMSANLPWGSFASEEHAAAARQIAQEGIVLLQNRNNVLPIDLTRAKKIAVIGENAIKAMTVGGGSSSLKARYELSPLDGLKKRIGNQATIVYARGYAGKTSLGQDGLVTQDIRVSQSAEELMAEACAVAKDADIVLFFGGLNKNDGQDCEGNDRASIDLPYGQDQLISALAKTNKNLAVIMISGNAVAMPWVNEVPAIVQGWYLGAEAGPALAGILTGDVNPSGKLPFTFPVKLKDNGAHALGDYPGDGNKEETYKEGLFVGYRWMDKNNIKPLFAFGHGLSYTSFEYGKVTADKKEMTTDETIRISVTVKNTGTRKGAEVVQLYVSDKKSSLPRPVKELKGFQKVELEPGQVGTLHFLINKKTLSFFDDTKHDWVAEPGEFEALIGASSVEIKGKVSFQLK; translated from the coding sequence ATGTACAAACGACCATCCGCCTTACTAATCCTTATCACCCTGCTGGCCTTTAGCCTGCCCCTGGCAGCACAGACAGGACTTCCCATCTACCAGGATCCCAATAAACCCATAGAGCAGCGTATTGAAGATGCCCTCTCCCGCATGACGCTGGAAGAAAAAGTGGCTATGTGCCATGCCCAATCCAAATTCAGCGCTCCCGGTGTGCCGCGCCTCGGCATTCCCGCCAACTGGACCACCGACGGTCCGCATGGCATCCGTGCTGAAGTGTTCTGGGACAAATGGGACCAGGCCGGCTGGACCAATGATTCCTGCACTGCCTTCCCCGCACTCACCTGCCTGGCCGCCTCCTGGAATACGCAGATGGCCGGTCTCTACGGCAGGTCTATTGGCGCAGAAGCGCGCTACCGCAATAAGAATATCCTGCTTGGCCCAGGTGTCAATATCTACCGGACACCCCTCAACGGCCGCAATTTTGAGTACATGGGAGAAGATCCCATACTCAGCGCCACTATGGTAGTCCCTTATGTACGTGGCGTACAATCTAACGGCGTAGCCGCCTGCGTCAAACATTTTGCCCTGAATAACCAGGAGATCGACCGCCACAAAGTGAATGTTAACGTGGACGATCGTACGCTGTACGAGATCTATCTGCCCGCCTTCAAAGCAGCAGTACAGGAAGGCAAGGCCTGGGCCATCATGGGCGCCTACAATAAATACAAAGGGCAATGGGCCTGCCAGAATGAATACCTGCTCAACAATATCCTCCGCAAAGAATGGCAGTTTGATGGCGTAGTGATCTCCGACTGGGGCGGCGTTAATGATACCAAACAGGCTATCTATCATGGACTGGACATGGAATTTGGCACCTGGACCAACGGTATGACGGAAGGCGCCAGCAATGCGTACGACAACTACTACCTCGCCCTTCCCTTCCTGAAACTACTCCGTTCCGGTGAAGTGAAAGTGGAAGAGGTAGATAAAAAAGTACGTAATATCCTCCGCCTGATCTTCCGCACCAATATGAGCGCCAATCTGCCCTGGGGCTCCTTCGCCTCCGAAGAACATGCTGCCGCTGCCCGCCAGATTGCCCAGGAAGGCATCGTCCTGCTGCAGAACAGGAACAATGTATTACCAATTGACCTGACCAGGGCCAAAAAGATTGCCGTGATCGGTGAGAATGCCATTAAAGCCATGACCGTTGGCGGAGGCAGTTCTTCCCTTAAAGCCCGCTACGAACTTTCGCCCCTGGATGGTTTGAAAAAACGCATAGGTAACCAGGCTACTATTGTTTATGCCCGTGGTTATGCCGGCAAAACTTCCCTGGGACAGGATGGCCTGGTAACCCAGGATATCCGGGTGAGTCAATCAGCTGAAGAGCTGATGGCCGAAGCCTGCGCCGTTGCTAAAGATGCCGATATCGTACTCTTCTTCGGCGGGCTCAATAAGAACGACGGACAGGACTGCGAAGGAAATGACCGCGCCTCCATTGATCTTCCCTATGGACAGGACCAGCTGATCAGCGCCCTGGCCAAAACCAATAAGAACCTGGCCGTGATCATGATCTCCGGGAATGCTGTAGCCATGCCCTGGGTGAATGAAGTACCAGCCATTGTACAGGGCTGGTACCTGGGGGCTGAAGCCGGTCCCGCCCTGGCAGGCATTTTAACAGGCGATGTAAATCCTTCCGGCAAACTGCCTTTCACATTCCCGGTAAAACTGAAAGACAATGGCGCCCATGCACTGGGTGATTATCCCGGCGATGGCAATAAGGAAGAAACTTACAAAGAAGGACTGTTTGTAGGTTACCGCTGGATGGACAAGAACAATATCAAACCCCTGTTCGCTTTTGGCCATGGCCTGAGCTATACCAGTTTTGAATATGGAAAGGTAACTGCCGACAAAAAAGAAATGACTACCGATGAAACGATCCGTATTTCAGTAACTGTTAAGAACACGGGTACCCGCAAAGGCGCTGAAGTGGTACAGCTTTATGTCTCCGATAAAAAATCTTCTCTCCCCCGTCCTGTAAAAGAATTGAAAGGATTCCAGAAAGTGGAGCTGGAACCAGGACAGGTAGGCACCCTGCACTTCCTGATCAATAAAAAGACCCTGAGCTTCTTTGATGATACAAAACACGATTGGGTAGCCGAACCCGGCGAATTTGAAGCGCTGATCGGCGCCTCCTCGGTGGAAATAAAAGGTAAAGTCAGCTTTCAATTGAAATAA
- a CDS encoding RagB/SusD family nutrient uptake outer membrane protein, whose protein sequence is MKRSTSTMKRFLAGCLLVSLLGSSCTKLLDKGPDFVTPDTYFNTEDQLMNSLNGVYNRMIDTYGRMYSRGLFSYLVVSDEAFFKNISINNLRVNVMDAADLDISRVWEIPYEGINRANLLLENVDRVNMDTRQRDAIKGEALFMRGYYYYLLADLFGPVPLKLTSTQSANDAYLPRSPLADVYAQIVSDMKQAEELVNEIDYFKYNERISKTGVQAMLARVFLKMAGEPLKDLSKYEEALTYANKVIQSGKHSLNTNFKQIFINHSQDINETKECIWEVGMYGNKIGNIDQAGWVGVENGIECPDESIGYSGGAMRTTAKLYDLFGTKDTIRRDWSIAPYKFVTASGVTSKSNFTAIQIYDRNPGKWRREYETGTKARSYNSTNFPMIRYSDVLLMKAEAENYVHGATAEAYEAINMVRRRGFGKPVDAPDVDADVPAGLDQVEFQEFLQNERLRELCFEGIRKHDLIRWGLYVSVMNELGNTISTTAPTSPTNYRSYAGNAGKNVTARNVLFPIPNTEITVNKLVYQNPGW, encoded by the coding sequence ATGAAACGTAGCACGAGTACAATGAAACGATTTTTAGCAGGATGCCTCCTGGTTTCGCTGCTCGGCAGCTCCTGCACCAAACTGCTGGATAAAGGCCCCGACTTTGTAACACCCGATACTTATTTCAATACAGAAGACCAGCTGATGAACAGCCTGAACGGTGTCTACAACCGGATGATAGATACCTATGGCCGGATGTACAGCCGCGGCCTCTTCAGCTACCTGGTGGTCAGTGATGAAGCTTTTTTCAAGAATATTTCCATCAACAATCTTCGGGTGAATGTGATGGATGCGGCTGACCTGGATATCAGTCGCGTCTGGGAGATCCCCTACGAAGGCATCAACAGGGCCAACCTGCTGCTGGAGAATGTGGACCGGGTAAATATGGATACCCGCCAGCGCGATGCCATCAAAGGCGAAGCGCTCTTTATGCGCGGTTACTATTATTACCTGCTGGCTGACCTGTTTGGACCTGTGCCGCTGAAACTGACTTCTACCCAGTCGGCCAATGACGCCTACCTGCCCCGTTCCCCGCTGGCCGATGTATATGCACAGATCGTGAGTGATATGAAGCAGGCGGAAGAGCTGGTGAATGAGATCGATTATTTCAAGTACAATGAAAGGATCTCCAAAACCGGCGTGCAGGCCATGCTGGCCCGGGTATTCCTGAAAATGGCAGGCGAGCCGCTGAAGGACCTGTCTAAATATGAAGAGGCGCTGACCTATGCCAACAAAGTGATCCAGTCCGGCAAACATTCCCTGAACACCAATTTCAAACAGATCTTCATCAATCATTCCCAGGATATCAATGAGACCAAAGAATGTATCTGGGAGGTGGGCATGTATGGTAACAAGATCGGCAATATAGACCAGGCCGGATGGGTTGGTGTGGAGAATGGCATTGAATGTCCCGATGAAAGCATCGGTTATTCCGGCGGCGCTATGCGCACTACGGCCAAGCTATACGACCTGTTTGGGACAAAAGATACCATCCGCAGGGACTGGAGTATTGCTCCCTACAAGTTTGTTACGGCCAGTGGCGTGACGTCCAAATCCAATTTTACCGCCATCCAGATCTATGACCGCAATCCCGGAAAATGGAGAAGGGAATATGAAACCGGCACTAAGGCGCGGAGCTATAACTCCACCAATTTCCCCATGATCCGCTACTCCGATGTGCTGCTGATGAAGGCCGAGGCGGAGAACTATGTACATGGCGCTACGGCGGAAGCCTATGAAGCTATCAATATGGTGAGAAGAAGAGGATTTGGTAAACCTGTTGATGCGCCGGATGTGGATGCCGATGTGCCAGCAGGTCTTGACCAGGTAGAGTTCCAGGAATTCCTGCAGAACGAGCGGCTCCGGGAACTTTGTTTTGAAGGCATCCGCAAACATGACCTGATCCGCTGGGGCCTGTATGTATCCGTGATGAATGAGCTGGGCAATACCATTTCCACTACCGCCCCCACTTCGCCTACCAACTACCGCTCTTATGCCGGTAATGCAGGCAAAAATGTGACTGCCCGGAATGTGTTGTTCCCTATTCCCAACACAGAGATCACCGTTAATAAACTCGTTTACCAAAACCCCGGCTGGTAA
- a CDS encoding TonB-dependent receptor yields the protein MLLLTLAASAQQPFKHLTGKITDEQNQPVEGASIAFKSKSNASTQTNAQGMYSIPVKDSVNVILVITSIGYKPKEVWVGAAARVKNIVLESDITGLNDVVVIGYGTAKKKDLTGAVSRANVTDMKKAPVAAFSEALAGRVAGVQVSSNDGQPGEELNIVVRGNNSVTQSNAPLYVIDGFPIEDAAANLINPEEIENIEFLKDASATAIYGARGANGVVIITTKKGKTGAAVVSYDGWVGLNQVIKRMDMMSPYEFVQYQLEQNPTVGAALYLRDGKTVEDYRNVSGTNWQDALFRNALTHNHSIAIRGGSDKTRYSFSGNILDQQGTILNSGFKRYQGRLVLDQQVSNKLKAGVNINYTSTKKYGTVVSGSETSPTASLMYSIWGFRPVTGDSATDANMLDILFDPSIDPATDLRINPLLATQNTYNPVFNNTLIINSYLEYSIVKDLVLRVTGGVTKANIRREIFNNSNTRAGNKNTNDKMNGSLFNSEATNLLNENTLTWSKKINKVHNLKVMAGLSMQDSRTFTNGYSAIMVPNESLGINGLGQGQLTQAPVRDLSNGLLSYLGRVDYNFKSKYLFTVSFRADGSSKFPKDNRWAYFPSGAIAWRFTDESFMKGVPLLNDGKLRIGYGTTGNNRVGDYASLTSLEILTASGYSTGNSAGQGMVPTNLGNSQLKWETTAQTNIGLDLSFLNNRVSLTTDYYYKKTSDLLLNATLAPSMGFLTGYRNVGQVSNEGVEFTLNTRNIETKKFSWTSSFNIAFNRNKVLSLNDDEPSMATRVTWGNFNNAYPYIAIPGKPIAMFYGMLFDGVYQYSDFDQQGSSYVLKQGVPNNGNPRANIKPGDIKFRDINGDGQVDDYDLTIIGNPNPIHTGGFNNNFSYGNIDLNVFLQWSYGNDLLNANRIEFEGGDPVSRNSLNMFKSYADRWTPDNPSNSLYRVGGQGPAVYSSRTIEDGSFLRLKTVSLGYNLPAAKLKTVKIKTLRVYVAAQNLLTWTNYTGPDPEVNTRPSALTPGFDWSAYPRPRTLTVGLNMTF from the coding sequence TTGTTGTTGCTGACCCTGGCGGCCAGCGCCCAGCAGCCCTTTAAACACCTTACCGGTAAGATCACCGATGAACAGAACCAGCCGGTGGAAGGCGCCAGCATTGCTTTTAAAAGCAAGAGCAACGCCAGCACCCAGACCAATGCCCAGGGGATGTATTCTATTCCCGTCAAAGATTCCGTCAACGTCATCCTGGTGATCACCTCCATCGGGTATAAACCCAAAGAAGTTTGGGTGGGCGCTGCCGCACGTGTCAAGAACATTGTGCTGGAAAGCGATATCACCGGACTGAATGATGTGGTGGTGATAGGCTATGGAACGGCAAAGAAAAAAGACCTTACCGGCGCTGTTTCCCGTGCCAATGTAACAGATATGAAGAAGGCCCCTGTGGCGGCTTTCTCCGAAGCACTTGCCGGTCGCGTGGCCGGGGTGCAGGTCAGCTCCAATGATGGCCAGCCGGGTGAGGAGCTGAACATTGTGGTGCGTGGCAATAACTCTGTGACCCAGTCTAATGCACCTTTGTATGTGATCGATGGCTTCCCGATAGAAGATGCCGCCGCCAACCTCATCAACCCTGAAGAGATTGAAAATATTGAATTCCTGAAGGATGCCTCCGCCACCGCCATCTACGGCGCCCGTGGCGCCAATGGCGTTGTGATCATCACCACCAAAAAAGGGAAGACCGGCGCCGCTGTTGTTTCCTATGATGGCTGGGTGGGCCTCAACCAGGTGATCAAACGCATGGATATGATGAGCCCCTATGAGTTTGTCCAATACCAGCTGGAGCAGAACCCTACCGTAGGCGCCGCCCTGTACCTGAGAGATGGTAAAACAGTGGAGGACTACAGGAATGTGTCCGGCACCAACTGGCAGGACGCCCTGTTCCGAAATGCGCTCACCCATAACCATAGCATCGCCATCCGGGGCGGGAGCGATAAGACCCGGTATTCTTTTTCCGGTAATATCCTGGACCAGCAGGGCACCATCCTGAACAGTGGTTTTAAACGCTACCAGGGCCGCCTGGTGTTGGACCAGCAGGTAAGCAATAAGCTCAAAGCCGGTGTCAATATCAACTATACTTCCACCAAAAAATATGGTACAGTGGTCAGTGGCTCGGAAACCAGTCCCACAGCCAGTCTGATGTACAGTATCTGGGGCTTCCGTCCTGTTACCGGTGACTCAGCCACGGATGCCAATATGCTGGATATCCTGTTTGACCCCTCCATTGATCCTGCCACCGACCTGCGCATCAACCCGCTGCTGGCAACGCAGAATACCTATAACCCGGTTTTCAACAATACCCTGATCATTAACTCGTACCTGGAATACAGCATTGTCAAAGACCTGGTGTTGCGGGTGACCGGCGGTGTTACCAAGGCCAATATCCGCCGGGAGATCTTTAATAATTCCAATACCCGCGCCGGTAACAAGAATACCAACGACAAGATGAATGGCTCCCTTTTCAACTCGGAAGCCACCAACTTACTGAATGAGAATACGCTGACCTGGTCAAAGAAAATCAACAAGGTGCATAACCTGAAAGTGATGGCAGGGCTCAGCATGCAGGACAGCAGGACCTTTACCAATGGCTATAGTGCTATCATGGTGCCCAATGAGTCCCTGGGCATTAATGGGCTGGGACAGGGTCAGCTCACCCAGGCCCCGGTACGTGATCTTTCCAATGGGCTGCTGTCTTACCTCGGTCGTGTAGATTACAATTTCAAATCCAAATACCTGTTCACCGTTTCTTTCCGGGCTGATGGTTCGTCCAAATTCCCGAAAGATAACCGATGGGCTTATTTCCCCTCCGGCGCCATCGCCTGGCGTTTTACGGATGAATCTTTCATGAAAGGCGTGCCCCTGCTCAATGATGGTAAGCTGCGCATTGGTTATGGCACCACCGGTAATAACCGGGTAGGGGACTATGCTTCTCTGACCTCCCTGGAAATACTGACTGCTTCGGGTTACAGCACCGGTAACAGCGCGGGCCAGGGCATGGTGCCCACCAACCTGGGTAACTCCCAGCTGAAATGGGAAACCACCGCCCAGACCAATATCGGCCTGGACCTCAGCTTCCTGAACAACAGGGTATCACTGACCACCGATTATTATTATAAAAAGACCAGCGACCTGCTCCTCAACGCCACCCTGGCGCCCAGTATGGGCTTCCTGACCGGCTACCGTAACGTAGGACAGGTATCTAATGAGGGCGTTGAGTTCACGCTCAATACCCGCAACATTGAGACAAAGAAATTCTCCTGGACCTCCAGCTTCAATATTGCTTTCAACCGCAACAAGGTACTGTCCCTGAATGATGATGAGCCCAGCATGGCTACCCGCGTTACCTGGGGTAATTTCAACAATGCTTATCCTTATATCGCCATCCCCGGCAAACCCATTGCCATGTTCTATGGTATGCTGTTCGATGGTGTTTACCAGTATAGTGATTTTGACCAGCAGGGTTCTTCCTATGTGCTGAAACAAGGCGTCCCCAACAATGGCAATCCCCGGGCAAATATTAAACCCGGCGATATAAAATTCCGGGATATCAATGGCGATGGCCAGGTAGATGATTATGACCTGACCATTATCGGTAATCCCAACCCCATCCATACCGGTGGTTTCAATAACAATTTCAGCTACGGCAATATTGACCTGAACGTTTTCCTGCAATGGAGCTATGGTAATGACCTGCTCAATGCCAACCGCATTGAGTTTGAAGGCGGCGATCCGGTGAGCAGGAACTCGCTCAATATGTTCAAGTCCTATGCTGACCGCTGGACGCCGGACAATCCTTCCAACAGCCTGTACCGGGTAGGTGGTCAGGGACCGGCCGTTTATTCTTCCCGCACTATTGAAGATGGTTCTTTCCTGCGGTTGAAAACGGTTTCCCTGGGGTATAACCTGCCGGCCGCCAAACTGAAGACGGTTAAGATCAAAACGCTCAGGGTGTATGTAGCAGCGCAGAACCTGCTCACCTGGACCAATTATACCGGCCCCGATCCTGAGGTCAATACCCGCCCTTCGGCGCTGACGCCCGGTTTCGACTGGTCCGCCTATCCCAGGCCCAGGACCCTCACTGTTGGATTGAACATGACTTTTTAA
- a CDS encoding LacI family DNA-binding transcriptional regulator, protein MKKHQITILDIARELHISKSTVSRALTGHPSVHPETRQKVLELAGQLDYQRNMLAISLITHKTNTIGIIVPEFNSSYFPQAIIGAQEVATKAGYNLVICQSDETYETEVANTKVMLASQVDGLLVSVTRETKNFDHFKVFQRKGIPLVFFNRVCDEMEVPKVIVDDYYGAFLATEHLISRGYKRIAHLGGPLSLKISEKRLNGYFAALKKYKLEIDEELIINYDLDTTKARIYVNHLLNLDNPPDAIFAVNDPTAIETMQVIKKRGLRIPADVAVVGFSNDYASSLVSPSLTTIAQPVREIGMTAAQQVLDLIKKDNADWKPIIKVLKTELLVRESS, encoded by the coding sequence ATGAAAAAGCACCAGATCACCATTCTTGATATTGCACGGGAGCTGCATATTTCCAAATCTACGGTATCGCGGGCATTAACGGGTCATCCCAGCGTACATCCTGAAACCCGCCAGAAAGTACTGGAGCTGGCCGGCCAGCTGGACTACCAGCGCAATATGCTTGCCATCAGCCTGATCACCCATAAGACCAATACCATCGGCATTATTGTACCGGAATTCAACAGTTCCTATTTCCCGCAGGCTATTATCGGCGCACAGGAAGTGGCCACCAAAGCCGGCTACAATCTGGTGATCTGTCAGTCGGACGAAACCTATGAGACCGAAGTGGCCAATACCAAAGTGATGCTGGCCAGCCAGGTGGACGGGCTCCTGGTATCAGTGACAAGGGAGACCAAGAACTTTGATCATTTTAAGGTGTTCCAGCGCAAAGGCATTCCCCTCGTTTTCTTTAACCGGGTCTGCGATGAAATGGAAGTCCCCAAAGTGATTGTGGACGATTACTACGGCGCCTTCCTGGCCACCGAACACCTGATCAGCCGCGGCTATAAACGCATTGCCCACCTGGGCGGTCCTTTATCGCTTAAGATCAGCGAGAAACGATTGAACGGCTATTTTGCCGCCCTCAAAAAATACAAACTGGAGATTGACGAAGAGCTGATCATCAACTACGACCTGGACACAACAAAGGCGCGGATCTATGTCAACCACCTGCTCAACCTGGACAACCCGCCCGACGCTATCTTTGCCGTGAATGACCCCACCGCTATTGAGACCATGCAGGTGATCAAAAAAAGAGGGCTGCGCATACCCGCAGATGTAGCGGTGGTAGGCTTCAGCAACGACTATGCCTCCAGCCTGGTGTCTCCTTCCCTCACCACTATTGCTCAACCAGTTAGAGAAATAGGCATGACGGCCGCCCAGCAGGTGCTGGACCTCATCAAAAAGGACAATGCCGACTGGAAGCCGATCATCAAAGTATTGAAAACGGAGCTGCTGGTCCGGGAATCCAGCTAA
- a CDS encoding DUF5017 domain-containing protein encodes MSKIIITTFAAALLITGCAKVKVGSADLSITTSSQTYKVGDTITFQLEGNPDNIIFYSGDLGHNYEYRTRTAADNDLQVNFNTWVRYGDPLKRNLYLMVSNDFEGVYDVEHLQKATWQDVTQLANFSLGTDQTPSGTISLKPFLGSVDTALFYVAFRYLDTMNTKGQNNWIVRTFSADKVSPEGNVTNMAVMSSGGWKAINVKNTNKVWSITTAQLQMPNSAATETDNEDWVITKGFSVRPVAPDAGVALKNISTLLPQYKHVYETPGTYKVVFEASNVRYNGEDKLVKEMTLTITP; translated from the coding sequence ATGTCAAAGATCATCATAACTACTTTCGCGGCAGCCCTGCTGATAACCGGCTGCGCCAAAGTGAAAGTAGGATCGGCCGACCTCAGCATTACCACTTCTTCCCAAACCTATAAAGTAGGAGATACCATTACTTTCCAGCTGGAGGGTAATCCGGACAATATCATTTTCTATTCCGGCGACCTGGGTCATAACTATGAATACCGGACCCGCACCGCGGCAGACAATGATCTCCAGGTGAATTTTAATACCTGGGTGCGCTATGGCGATCCGCTGAAGCGCAATCTCTACCTGATGGTGTCCAATGATTTTGAAGGCGTGTATGATGTGGAGCATTTGCAGAAAGCCACCTGGCAGGATGTTACGCAGCTGGCAAATTTCTCCCTGGGGACGGACCAGACGCCTTCCGGCACTATAAGCTTGAAACCTTTCCTGGGATCAGTGGATACGGCCCTGTTCTATGTAGCCTTCCGTTACCTGGATACTATGAATACCAAGGGGCAGAACAACTGGATCGTCCGGACATTTTCTGCTGATAAGGTCTCGCCGGAAGGCAATGTCACCAATATGGCTGTCATGAGCTCGGGTGGCTGGAAAGCCATCAATGTGAAAAATACCAATAAGGTCTGGAGCATCACTACCGCCCAGTTGCAGATGCCTAACAGCGCAGCTACAGAAACGGATAATGAAGACTGGGTGATCACCAAAGGGTTCAGTGTGCGCCCTGTAGCGCCGGATGCTGGTGTAGCCTTGAAAAATATCAGTACCTTATTGCCTCAGTATAAACACGTGTATGAAACACCGGGTACTTATAAAGTAGTGTTTGAAGCTTCCAATGTGCGGTATAATGGGGAAGACAAGCTGGTCAAAGAAATGACGCTGACCATTACGCCGTAG